CCAGGTTGAACTGCCCGAAGGTGAAGGTCAGGTCAATGTAGGACATGATGCTGGCGCTCTGGTCACCGCTGTTGACATACAGGAAGGGTCCGGAAGCACCGTAGGACAGGTCACGCTCACTGTCGTAGCCGTCGTGGGGGTGCGAAAGGCTCATGTGGTGACCGATCTCGTGCACCGTGGTGTCGGTCAGGCCATACAGACCGGCCAGGTTAGGTGACGTAAAGGAATAGACGAAGCTCTGAGTGCCGGTTTCACTATCGTCATAGGCGATGCCCAGCAGGCCGCCGGTGGGGTCTGCGTCATCGTTGAAGAGGTAGCTGGGCAGCACATATTTGTTGTCGGGAGCATTGGCGGCATCTTCGCGGAGGTCTTGCAGGTTGTAGCGGAACAGCGGCTCCCCGGTGGTGTCACCGAATTCCGGCGAGCAGATGTCCTCGGCGTCAATCACAAAGAAGCAGTCGTAGACGTCTCGCAGATCACCTTGTAGGGTTTCACGGTCAACCACGGTGCTGAATTTGGCGAAAGGATTCAGCACCGCGACGCGGTTCTGTACCAGCGCTGGCTTGAGTACCCTTTCGACAGCGGCGGCCTCGGCTCCAGAATCCACATTCAGGCGCAGCTCAATCTCGTCCGGCATTTCCGGTGGGGTCAGCTCGGCACGGTAAATGGGGCTGGGAGTAAACAGCAGGTTGATGGCGGTATAGCGCACGGTGTTGGCCAGATCGGGGCTGACGAAGCGCCCGAAGCCGAGGTTGTTGCGGCGGGTGCCGTATTCCCAGATGGGCGGGTGGCGCACGTCGGCGCGGCCATCCCCGTCAACGTCGGGGTTCACCACATCATAAGAGTTGGTCCAGGGATCGGGGTTGGCCGACAGGTCGTAGAACCATAGGCGCTGTGGCTCGGCCTTGTTCTGATAGCCGCCGCCCCAAGCGATGAGACGGCGGCTGTCACGCTTGCCGAACTCAAAGCCAGTGTCGGTTTCTGCTTCGGATTGCTTGACATAAGAGTGGAAACGGAAGTCAGGGCGTCCGTACCAGTTCACCAGGAAGACGGTGTACTCGCTCTTGGCGATACCCAGGCGGCCCGCATTGTTGGCCAGCCAATTCTCGGTAGAGGGTGCGTCGATAGTGAGGTTTTCCGTGATTTCCTGGCTGATGTAAGGCGAGGGAGTGGTGCAGTCTGGCTCCTCCGTCTCCTCGTTCAGGCCCTGGCAGTTGTAGTACTTCTGGTAGTAGGTCAGCTTCTCTTCCCGGCCGATATCGCTCAGGTACTTAAAGAAATCATCCTCGAATTTGCTGTCTGCGAAAACATAGTTGTAGTTGTAATTGAACTTGTTGCCGGTGAATTCATCACGGCCATAGGCGCTGGGAATCCGGGCAATGGTGTCGTATGTCTTGGGTAGGGTGTTTTCAAAATCGCCCAAATTGATGTCGCGGGCGCGGGCAACCTGTCCGGTAGGTGTCTGTTCATAACCTACAAACACCACGTTGATTTTCAGATCCGTCTCAATCTTGGTGTCCTGGCCGGGCACGATGTGCTTCAGCCCCGAGTAGTCCGCTGGGGGAGTCGGTTCTGGCGTGGGGGTTGGGCTGGGAGAACGACTTCCGCCACAGGCGGCCAGCATGGAGAGACTTAGGGTCGTCAGCAGGAGTGCGCGTCGTTTCATGTATACCTCCGGGACCACTTTGAATAAATAATCTGTGTGTGGTGCCTAGGATGATACTCCTCTGATGCCCGAATGGCAAAGATGAGAGTGGCAAGCTATGGGGTATACAGCTTAGCGCGGCCCGGCACGCTACACTGCCCCGCATGAGCCGAGTATGTGTCGGAACGGTGGACGGTTGGAATGAAAGAGAGCAGCGCGAAGTGGAAGTAGACGGCCAGAGTGTCGTGGTGATGCGCTATGAGGGCGAATTTTACGCCCTACGGAACCTCTGCACCCACAAGGATGTCCCTTTGCTGGGCGGCGAAGTGTCGGATGGCAAGATCACTTGTACCAAGCACGGTGGCAAGTTCGAACTGGCGACTGGCAAGGCCAAAGCGTTACCCGCAGTGAAGCCCGTGCGTATCTTCCACACCGAGGTGGACGGTGGGCAGGTCTTCGTTGCCGAGCTGGACTGATTTGCCACCCCCTGCCGACTCGTCTTCTGCGGTTGGCCTTAGGGCGCTGTGTGTAAAAATATACAAACCGACAGTGTATTTAGGCCAACTGCGTGGTCGCTTGCAATATAAAAGCAAGGCACTGTACGAACGCAGTGCCTTGCTTCTTATGGTTTGACGGCTTAGTCGTCCCGGGAAAGACGGGTGGCCGTGATGGTCGTGCCAGACAGTTCCCCTGCAACCTCAATATCTTCTCCAGTGCGGTCCGTTCCGAAGAAGGTTCCGGCGTCCATCGCCGTGCCGTTGTCATCGTAGGTGGTTTGGGTGGTGGTCACGACCGTATAGGTCTGACCGTCATCTTCGAAGGTGAAGGATTGGCCGGCTGAGTCCCAGGTCAGAGCATCTTCTTCCCAGTCGTTAGTTGAGGCTGTCGCCGTGGTGGTCGTTGTGTCGGTGGTGGCTGGCGCGGTGGTCGTCGTGGTCGGTGCCGTCTCCGCCGTGGTGGTTGTAGATTCCTGCGGAGCACAGGCCATCAGGCCCAAGCTAAGGAACAGCAAAGTCAGTCGTTTCATGTGAGCAGTGTGGGTTGCGGACGAGTGAGTAAGCTGAAATGCAGCTCTAGATCAGGGCAGATGAGTTCTCATTCATAGCGCCTCAAGCGTCAGGATGAAGCACTGTCCAGGCCAGGTCCCATACTGCGGCAGGCAGACCTTGCGAGGCGTAGGGCAGATGTACACGCTCCAACCACTGATGGTAGTCACGCCCCCAGTGCTCCAGATTTACGGTGGGAAAGACGGGCATGGGGCCGCCCGGCTGGTCGCAGAACATGGAGGTGGGTGCAGCCAGATGTTGTGTGACTGCATTCTCACCACTCTGGCTGACTGGTTGTCCGATAAAGCTCATATCGGAGATGCCCGCGAAATACTGCCGGACCGTCAGCCCGTGCCGCTCCGCGACCTGCTGGATGGCCTGCTGCAGTGCCTTTCCAGCATTCCCATGTTCACTGACGTGTGAGGCGGGGTAATGCAGGCTCCCAAAGCCCACCACCGCCAGCGGGCCTCTGCGGTCGCTACGGTCCAGCAGCCAGTGCATGGCACGGGCACTGGCCAGCAGGGGATTGGTTTCCTGCTCTAGCTCGTCCAGGAACTTGGCGTATTCCTGCTGCCGCTCTGAGGTGCCCAGCACTTCGGCGCGGAGTTCGCCCAGGGACAGGGTGATGGGGGCGGCTTCTGAGAGGGTCTGGCCAGCTGCCTGGGCAAAGGCACGGTGGCGGGCCAGCACTTCCTGCATCGCGGCCTGGGCCTCGGCGCAGATCAGTTCCAGCACCTCCGGCGGCGTGCGGGTATGGCTCAGGACGTTGTAGGCGCTCCAGACGCGCTGCGGGGTGGTTACGTCATAGCCGCCGCGAAAGTCCCTCGACTCCAGACATATCGGGGGCGGAGCCGTCTCGCCGTGGCCGCTGTCGGCGTGCTGGGGATTCAGCTCCAGGCGGCGCAGCAACTCGGCATTCATGGCGTGGGCGCTGACGCCTTCAAAGGGAAAGCCAGCGTGGGTGTCACGCCCCACAAAGCAGACCACCGGTAGCAGCTTGCCTACCGTGCCCAGGTAAACGGCGCGGCCCGCTGAGCCGTCGCCCTGATCGCTGGTGGCGTCCAGGTTGATGCCAGCGGTCAGCTCCAAGTCCCAACGCTGCGCCGCTTGGTACAGCTCACTGCGGGCGGCCCGTGCCCCACGCGAACTGTCTTCTTCATCCGGCGAAAAGGTCAGCAGCAGATTGCCGGGGCGCTCTTCTGGTGGAGTGGCGATCCAGGCTTCCAGTACAGCTAAGCCAGCGGCCAGCCCCGCCTTCATGTCCAGTGCACCGCGCCCTGGAAGAAAGTCACCGCTCTGCAAGTCTTCCAGCGCCAGTTGCAGGCTGGGACTGCCACTCAGGTCACCGCGCTGCTGGAGGTCGTGGATCAGCGCGTCACGCAGGCGCAGAGGCGAGCAGGCCAGGGGGGCGTGGGAGCCGTAATTGCGGGTCGTCACCGTGTCAAAGTGACCGCTGAGTACAGCGGTCTGACGGCCTGAACCGCGAACCAGCGCAAACAGGTTTTCGGGACCGTCCGGCCAGGCTGTTTGACGCCACAACTGTTCAGGATGCTCCTGGAAATACGGCAACTGGGCCAGTTCGTCGGCCAATTGCCCAGCAAAAGCCTGCTCGCCTGCGGTGCCGCCTTCGGACGGCCAGCTGACCAGTTGGTCCAGCCATGCCAGGGTGCGGGAAGACCAGTCCTGCGGCGCAGCAGGCTCGGATGCGGATGGGTGCATAGTCACAGCAGGCATTCTGTCACTCTGGTGGTGAGGTTGGGGCAACTGCTAGGAAGATGAGCTGCTGACCTGCGCCGCTAGAAGCTATCCGGAGTCTGGCAAGAACTCCTGGATCAGCTCTCCGCCCGCAGCAAAAAGCGTTGCACCTTGCCGCTGGGGGTCTTGGGCAGAGCCTCCATAAAAACGATCTCACGGGGATAGGCGTGGGCCGCCAGTTTGGTCTTGACATAGCTGCTCAGTTCGTCGGCGAGGTCGTCGTTTCCGCTCTTGCCGTCCTTGAGAACCACATAAGCCTTGACCAGTTCGCCGCGCAGCTCGTCGGGTTTGCCGACCACGGCCGCTTCGGCCACGTCGGGGTGTGAGACCAGCGCACTCTCCACCTCAAAGGGGCCGATGCGGTAGCCCGCGCTGAGAATAATGTCGTCCCCACGCCCGGAGAAGAAGTAATAGCCGTCCTCGTCATAGCTGGCGGTATCGCCGGTGCGGTAATACTGCCCCTGCTCGTCAATACGTTCCAGCGTGCGGTCCGGCGCCTGGTAATACTCGCTGAAGATACACAGCGGCGAATCTGCCAGCACCAGCGCCAGTTCACCCTCCACACCGGGGCTGACCTCCCGGCCCTGCTCGTCCAGCACGGCGGCGCGGAAGCCGGGCATGGTTTGCCCCATACTGCCGGGTTTCACCTCTCGGCGCAGGCCGTCTGCGTGATGGTTCACGATGGCCATGCCCAGCTCGGTCTGGCCCCAGTGGTCAAACAGCGGTACGTCCAGAAATTCCTTCGCCCAGCGGAACAGTTCAGGGTTTAGCGGTTCGCCTGCGCTAGAGGCGACCCGCAACTGCAGGCACTCGGGCCTGGGCAGCCCTGCTGAGCGCATCACCCGATAAGCAGTCGGCGCAGCAGCAAAGTTGGTGACGCCATAACGGCGCATCACGTCCAGAGCTTTTTCGGCCTGGAACGGTGCGCGGTAGAACAGCAGTGTCTTGCCCAGCAGCAGCGGTCCCACAATGCCGTAATACAGCCCGTAAGCCCAGCCGGGGTCGGCCATGTTCCAGAACACGTCGTCGTCCCGCACGTCCAGTGCGAAGCGCATATAGGCCTCGAAGGCCGCCAGGGCCTTCACGCGGATCGGCACCCCCTTCGGCTGTCCGGTCGTGCCTGAGGTGTACAGCAAGATCATCAGGTCTTCGCCGCTGATCCGGACATTTTCAGTCAGCGGATCATGGGCGGCAATGCTCGCATGAAAGCCTTGATCTGGTCCCAATTCTTCCTCATCGCTGTCGGATTCGACCCGGATCACATGGATGCCACCAATCCCCGCCAGCTTAGGATCGTTGGCGGCGTCGGTAATCACGATTCTGGCGCGGGCGTCTTCAATCCGCACACGCACGGCGTCAGGACCGAAGGCGGTAAAGAGAGGCACATAGACCGCTCCCAGCCGCCACAGCGCAATGGCTGCAATCAGCAGGGCCGGGCGCTTGGGCAGGAGAATCGCTACCCGGTCGCCCTGTCCCACGCCCATCTGACGGAGGGCCGCTGCGAACCGCCGCGATCTTTCCTCCAGATCCCGATAGCTGAGGCCCTCGTGATAGCCAAAGCCATTCTCGTAGTTCAGCGCCTTGCGGCCCGGCTCTCTGGCCCAGCGGTCACACAGCAGCTCAGCTACATCTACTTCAGTGCCCCCGTACTGCTCCAACCAGTTCTGAACTTGCTTCAACGCTTGGGACGGATCGGTGGGGGAGTGGTAAGTCGTCATGGATGGGCCTCCTGATCGGGCCAATGGGTTGGGGAGCCGAACATACTGGTTCTGTATGGATATGCAACCGAGTCTCTGGTGTGAAACTGAGGACAGACAGACACGTAAACAAATTTTAGACTCCGAGAGCATAAAACAGGTTTCCGAGGCCTGCAAGGGTTACATGGATAGCTTGGGACTGGCGGCAGTATTCGCAAGACTTACATAAAAATGAGGCCTAGCTGTGCTTTGTAGAACAAACATGCCCCCAGCGCTCAGGCCGGGGGCAATATTCAGGGAGGACGGATGGCTCAGTCGCGGCCGAACAGTTTGCCGATGCGTCCGAAGAACCCTTCACCGCTCTTGTGTGGTACGTCGTCTCCGACGGCGCGGGCGTAGGCTTCCAGCGCCTCACGGGCTTCAGGAGAGAGCTGTGGAGGCCTGGGCACCACCACGTCGTAGGCCACGATCAGGTCGCCGCTGCCGGAGCCCTGCAGTCGGGGCATCCCTGCGCCACGAATACGGTGGGTATCGCCGTGCTGGGTGCCGGGTTTGACTTCTATCTTCTGCACGCCGTCCAGGGTCGGTACATCCACCTCATGGCCCAGGACCGCGTGAGCGTAGCCAATCGGCGCCGTGTAGATCAGGTGTTCTTCCTCACGGCGCAGGTACTCGTGCGGTTCCATCTCAATGTGTACGTACAGGTCGCCCGCACCGCCGGGGCCCTGGTGGCCCTTGCCAGCCACCCGGATCCGGTAGCCCTCGTCGATGCCTTTGGGCAACTTGACCGTGACTTCTTCGTCCTTGAGGGTGTGGCCGCGTCCATGACAGACGGTGCAGGGGTCCACGATCTGCTTGCCTTCGCCGCGGCAGGTGGGGCAGACCTGCTGCGTTTCCACCACGCCGAAGATGGTGCGGGCCTGTCCACGCACCGCCCCGCGTCCCTGACAGGTGGCGCAGGTTTCGGGCGGTTTGCCGCCGGGTTCAGACTTGGTGCCGCCGCAGTG
The sequence above is a segment of the Deinococcus radiophilus genome. Coding sequences within it:
- the dnaJ gene encoding molecular chaperone DnaJ; its protein translation is MDYYELLGVAKGASASEIKSAYRKLALKYHPDRNKEEGASEKFAQISEAYAVLSDDDKRAHYDRFGSAPSAGGFPGGDPFGGMGGMGGMGGAGFDPMDLFEQLFGGMAGGMGGRRGPPRGEDIETDAQVSLLQARAGEDIQITVARLTDCQHCGGTKSEPGGKPPETCATCQGRGAVRGQARTIFGVVETQQVCPTCRGEGKQIVDPCTVCHGRGHTLKDEEVTVKLPKGIDEGYRIRVAGKGHQGPGGAGDLYVHIEMEPHEYLRREEEHLIYTAPIGYAHAVLGHEVDVPTLDGVQKIEVKPGTQHGDTHRIRGAGMPRLQGSGSGDLIVAYDVVVPRPPQLSPEAREALEAYARAVGDDVPHKSGEGFFGRIGKLFGRD
- a CDS encoding acyl-CoA synthetase, whose protein sequence is MTTYHSPTDPSQALKQVQNWLEQYGGTEVDVAELLCDRWAREPGRKALNYENGFGYHEGLSYRDLEERSRRFAAALRQMGVGQGDRVAILLPKRPALLIAAIALWRLGAVYVPLFTAFGPDAVRVRIEDARARIVITDAANDPKLAGIGGIHVIRVESDSDEEELGPDQGFHASIAAHDPLTENVRISGEDLMILLYTSGTTGQPKGVPIRVKALAAFEAYMRFALDVRDDDVFWNMADPGWAYGLYYGIVGPLLLGKTLLFYRAPFQAEKALDVMRRYGVTNFAAAPTAYRVMRSAGLPRPECLQLRVASSAGEPLNPELFRWAKEFLDVPLFDHWGQTELGMAIVNHHADGLRREVKPGSMGQTMPGFRAAVLDEQGREVSPGVEGELALVLADSPLCIFSEYYQAPDRTLERIDEQGQYYRTGDTASYDEDGYYFFSGRGDDIILSAGYRIGPFEVESALVSHPDVAEAAVVGKPDELRGELVKAYVVLKDGKSGNDDLADELSSYVKTKLAAHAYPREIVFMEALPKTPSGKVQRFLLRAES
- a CDS encoding M20/M25/M40 family metallo-hydrolase, with product MPAVTMHPSASEPAAPQDWSSRTLAWLDQLVSWPSEGGTAGEQAFAGQLADELAQLPYFQEHPEQLWRQTAWPDGPENLFALVRGSGRQTAVLSGHFDTVTTRNYGSHAPLACSPLRLRDALIHDLQQRGDLSGSPSLQLALEDLQSGDFLPGRGALDMKAGLAAGLAVLEAWIATPPEERPGNLLLTFSPDEEDSSRGARAARSELYQAAQRWDLELTAGINLDATSDQGDGSAGRAVYLGTVGKLLPVVCFVGRDTHAGFPFEGVSAHAMNAELLRRLELNPQHADSGHGETAPPPICLESRDFRGGYDVTTPQRVWSAYNVLSHTRTPPEVLELICAEAQAAMQEVLARHRAFAQAAGQTLSEAAPITLSLGELRAEVLGTSERQQEYAKFLDELEQETNPLLASARAMHWLLDRSDRRGPLAVVGFGSLHYPASHVSEHGNAGKALQQAIQQVAERHGLTVRQYFAGISDMSFIGQPVSQSGENAVTQHLAAPTSMFCDQPGGPMPVFPTVNLEHWGRDYHQWLERVHLPYASQGLPAAVWDLAWTVLHPDA
- a CDS encoding non-heme iron oxygenase ferredoxin subunit, with the protein product MSRVCVGTVDGWNEREQREVEVDGQSVVVMRYEGEFYALRNLCTHKDVPLLGGEVSDGKITCTKHGGKFELATGKAKALPAVKPVRIFHTEVDGGQVFVAELD
- a CDS encoding zinc metalloprotease, whose amino-acid sequence is MKRRALLLTTLSLSMLAACGGSRSPSPTPTPEPTPPADYSGLKHIVPGQDTKIETDLKINVVFVGYEQTPTGQVARARDINLGDFENTLPKTYDTIARIPSAYGRDEFTGNKFNYNYNYVFADSKFEDDFFKYLSDIGREEKLTYYQKYYNCQGLNEETEEPDCTTPSPYISQEITENLTIDAPSTENWLANNAGRLGIAKSEYTVFLVNWYGRPDFRFHSYVKQSEAETDTGFEFGKRDSRRLIAWGGGYQNKAEPQRLWFYDLSANPDPWTNSYDVVNPDVDGDGRADVRHPPIWEYGTRRNNLGFGRFVSPDLANTVRYTAINLLFTPSPIYRAELTPPEMPDEIELRLNVDSGAEAAAVERVLKPALVQNRVAVLNPFAKFSTVVDRETLQGDLRDVYDCFFVIDAEDICSPEFGDTTGEPLFRYNLQDLREDAANAPDNKYVLPSYLFNDDADPTGGLLGIAYDDSETGTQSFVYSFTSPNLAGLYGLTDTTVHEIGHHMSLSHPHDGYDSERDLSYGASGPFLYVNSGDQSASIMSYIDLTFTFGQFNLDSQYRYLTAAYLNNTGAILDIARYEGKMPKVAPTAIKADDLFAQAKAEYAKMNYFQAAKLGDQAYRMVLNEVQANGVEIEGYKWYENLEGLSVNGKAEPRVVNNHLPYQGAVIFPEETPFQRALRLSR